Proteins encoded together in one bacterium window:
- a CDS encoding nucleoside triphosphate pyrophosphohydrolase, translating into MLTDNLEVEWALTKKLAEETQEFIAAAPAQQLEELADVLEVIHAILAAKKIPFEVLEQARLDKKHRNGSFSHNIFLIKTVEQG; encoded by the coding sequence GTGCTCACTGATAATCTTGAAGTCGAATGGGCGTTGACCAAAAAACTTGCAGAAGAAACACAAGAATTTATCGCTGCAGCGCCAGCACAACAACTGGAAGAATTAGCAGACGTTCTTGAAGTTATTCATGCCATCTTGGCAGCAAAAAAGATTCCTTTCGAAGTTCTTGAACAAGCACGCTTGGATAAAAAACACCGCAATGGCAGTTTTTCGCACAACATATTTCTGATCAAAACAGTAGAACAAGGGTAA
- a CDS encoding transketolase, with the protein MNKDQRLFLENKALNIRIDSIRATSASKSGHPTSCLSAADIIAALFFNVLKHDLKNPKAANNDRFILSKGHAIPVVYAAYKALGIINDHELLSLRNFDSILEGHPTPRFMYNEAATGSLGQGLGIGVGMALHAKHYGLKFTTYVMMGDGEIAEGSIWEAADLAAHYKLNNLVGIVDCNRLAQSEPAINEHNVQKIAAKFEAFGWKAYIINGHDMTEIVKTLHEAQHSEQPVVIVAKTFKGYGLDSCSNKPGFHGKPFSVNEEHAAIEALKSTFKEAYEYNHNLEHRTIHFPETTNMCFQKKQPDIELDLTQDPQLMHFQNNEKIATRQAFGYALAALGRASKAVIALDADVKNSTYTEYFEQEFPERFIQCFIAEQNMVSVATGLQARGNIPFAATFAAFFTRAHDQIRMAGIGRNALRLCGSHVGVSIGEDGPSQMGLEDIALFRALPNSIVLYPSDGVSTYKLTQEMANYHDGISYLRTTRAATANLYDTCEKFPIGGCKVLHESEQDIACVIGAGITLHEALKAYKLLKEKGIHIAVIDLYSVKPIDTKTILRVAKKAHHGIITVEDHYSQGGLGEAVAHALVNENVAIKSLAVKHFSRSGSPSRLLADADIDAEKIVQTIESMR; encoded by the coding sequence GTGAATAAAGACCAACGCCTTTTTCTTGAAAATAAAGCACTCAACATTCGCATTGATTCTATTCGCGCAACATCAGCCAGCAAATCAGGGCACCCTACTTCCTGCCTTTCTGCTGCTGACATTATAGCGGCTCTCTTTTTCAATGTTCTTAAACATGATTTAAAAAACCCTAAAGCCGCCAATAACGATCGATTCATTCTTTCCAAGGGCCATGCAATTCCAGTTGTATATGCCGCCTACAAAGCACTGGGCATCATCAACGATCATGAATTGTTGAGCCTACGAAATTTTGATTCCATTTTGGAAGGCCACCCAACACCACGCTTTATGTACAACGAAGCAGCAACGGGATCACTAGGGCAAGGCTTGGGCATTGGCGTTGGTATGGCACTGCACGCAAAACATTATGGACTCAAATTTACCACATACGTCATGATGGGCGACGGCGAAATTGCCGAAGGTTCCATTTGGGAAGCAGCAGACTTAGCTGCTCATTACAAACTCAATAACTTGGTTGGCATTGTAGACTGCAACCGCTTGGCACAATCTGAACCAGCTATTAACGAACACAACGTTCAAAAAATTGCCGCAAAATTTGAAGCCTTTGGCTGGAAAGCATATATTATCAATGGTCATGATATGACCGAAATTGTAAAAACACTTCACGAGGCACAACACAGCGAACAACCGGTTGTTATTGTTGCCAAAACATTTAAAGGATACGGGCTCGATTCATGCTCAAACAAACCAGGCTTTCATGGTAAACCGTTTAGCGTAAACGAAGAGCACGCAGCTATTGAAGCACTCAAAAGTACGTTCAAAGAAGCATATGAATATAATCATAACCTTGAACATCGCACCATTCATTTTCCTGAAACAACCAACATGTGCTTTCAAAAGAAGCAACCAGACATTGAGCTCGATCTTACGCAAGACCCACAATTAATGCACTTTCAGAACAACGAAAAAATCGCTACGCGCCAGGCTTTTGGCTATGCACTAGCCGCACTTGGCCGCGCAAGCAAGGCAGTAATTGCTTTGGATGCCGACGTTAAAAACTCAACCTACACCGAATATTTTGAACAAGAATTTCCTGAGCGCTTTATTCAATGTTTTATTGCCGAACAAAATATGGTCAGCGTTGCAACGGGCTTGCAAGCACGCGGCAACATACCTTTTGCAGCAACCTTTGCTGCTTTTTTCACGCGCGCTCACGACCAAATTAGAATGGCGGGCATTGGTCGCAATGCGCTACGTTTGTGCGGCTCGCATGTCGGCGTTTCGATTGGCGAAGACGGCCCTTCGCAAATGGGACTTGAAGATATTGCGCTTTTCAGAGCGCTCCCAAACTCAATCGTTTTATACCCAAGCGACGGCGTTTCAACCTACAAACTAACACAAGAAATGGCTAACTATCACGACGGTATTTCGTACCTGCGCACAACGCGGGCAGCAACGGCCAACTTATACGACACGTGCGAAAAATTCCCTATTGGCGGCTGCAAGGTTTTGCATGAAAGCGAGCAAGACATTGCCTGCGTTATTGGCGCCGGCATTACACTGCATGAGGCATTAAAAGCCTATAAGCTGTTAAAGGAAAAAGGTATTCACATTGCCGTCATCGACTTGTATTCCGTTAAGCCGATCGATACAAAAACCATCTTGCGCGTTGCAAAAAAAGCTCATCACGGCATTATTACGGTCGAAGATCATTACAGCCAGGGCGGTCTTGGTGAAGCGGTAGCACATGCGTTGGTTAATGAAAACGTTGCCATCAAGAGCCTCGCGGTCAAGCATTTTTCGCGCTCTGGCAGCCCAAGCAGGCTTTTGGCCGATGCAGACATAGATGCTGAAAAGATTGTTCAAACAATCGAATCAATGCGATAA
- a CDS encoding aminoglycoside phosphotransferase family protein: MLEKQSVSDQHIIDCLNNYYGMSVAILTCLPLGADADASVYKAQTHENLAYFVKLKRGQLHHDIGITIQLLLHDAGIQQIISLIKTKQGQISQSLDGYTLFVYPFIAGKDGFAQNLTNNQWITLGKALRQVHDLVLPPSMRAQIKRETYSPKWREVVRSVYLRIETEEFGDSTARQLSAFMKTHQATIQRLVERAERLSFVLKEQSLPFVLCHSDIHAGNVLIGDNGLLYLVDWDAPTLAPKERDLMFIGGGVANVWNNHHEEELFYQGYGKTDINKAALAYYRHERIVEDIADYCQQLLFTTDGGDDRSEMFKQFTDMFEPRGVVEIAFKTDVDV; encoded by the coding sequence ATGCTAGAAAAACAATCTGTTTCAGACCAACACATTATTGACTGTCTCAATAACTACTATGGCATGAGCGTCGCTATACTTACCTGCCTGCCGTTGGGTGCTGATGCGGACGCATCAGTATATAAAGCTCAAACGCATGAAAATTTAGCTTATTTCGTCAAGTTAAAGCGTGGCCAGTTGCATCATGATATTGGCATTACCATACAACTATTGTTGCATGATGCCGGCATTCAACAGATTATTTCTCTGATCAAAACAAAGCAGGGCCAAATTTCGCAATCGCTCGATGGGTATACGCTTTTTGTGTATCCGTTTATTGCGGGAAAAGACGGGTTTGCGCAAAACCTCACTAACAACCAATGGATTACGCTTGGCAAAGCGCTTAGACAAGTTCATGACTTGGTACTGCCGCCGTCAATGCGGGCACAGATAAAACGAGAAACTTATTCACCAAAATGGCGAGAAGTGGTTCGGTCAGTTTATCTTCGCATAGAAACGGAAGAGTTTGGCGATAGTACTGCGCGTCAGTTGAGCGCTTTTATGAAAACACATCAAGCAACCATTCAACGGTTGGTTGAGAGGGCAGAACGACTCAGTTTTGTGCTCAAAGAACAATCACTGCCGTTTGTGCTCTGTCATTCAGATATTCATGCAGGTAATGTATTAATCGGCGACAATGGCCTTCTGTACCTTGTAGATTGGGATGCACCAACCTTGGCCCCAAAAGAACGGGACCTTATGTTTATTGGCGGGGGTGTTGCTAATGTGTGGAATAACCATCACGAAGAAGAGCTTTTTTATCAAGGTTATGGAAAAACTGATATTAATAAAGCAGCTCTTGCCTACTATCGACACGAACGAATTGTAGAAGATATTGCTGACTATTGCCAACAGTTGCTTTTTACCACAGACGGTGGGGATGATCGCTCAGAAATGTTTAAACAATTTACTGATATGTTTGAGCCTCGCGGGGTGGTGGAGATAGCATTCAAGACTGATGTGGACGTGTAA
- a CDS encoding cupin domain-containing protein, protein MLVNKQVVQVPDIKTLIFFWQQTIKNLNWENLIKETTPKNVGCGLVYELNTIKGLGAESFAIADMRHIACAEPHYHDNNETEIYFVLQGSALVVITDQELHVTTGDVIVIEPYKAHFTIPDKNFIIAAVNTPPFNPQNYIPLSETNHSVGFDLEKFNQIIMQNTHANRGINHE, encoded by the coding sequence ATGCTTGTTAATAAACAAGTCGTCCAAGTTCCTGACATCAAAACATTAATCTTTTTTTGGCAACAAACTATCAAAAATCTCAATTGGGAAAATCTTATTAAAGAAACCACCCCCAAAAATGTCGGGTGCGGCTTAGTGTATGAATTAAACACCATAAAAGGGTTGGGGGCAGAAAGTTTTGCCATTGCCGATATGCGGCATATTGCATGTGCCGAACCGCATTATCATGACAATAACGAAACCGAGATTTATTTTGTTCTGCAAGGCTCAGCGCTCGTCGTCATTACCGATCAAGAGCTCCACGTAACAACCGGTGATGTAATCGTTATCGAACCATACAAAGCACATTTTACTATTCCTGATAAAAATTTTATAATTGCTGCCGTGAATACCCCGCCCTTTAATCCTCAAAACTACATCCCACTTTCCGAGACTAACCATTCGGTAGGATTTGATTTAGAAAAATTTAACCAAATTATTATGCAGAATACACATGCAAACCGAGGCATCAACCATGAATAA
- the uvrB gene encoding excinuclease ABC subunit UvrB: MFNKKNKFKLSSPFKPAGSQPEAIVQLSENRPRKSTLLGVTGSGKTFTLANVIAQRGKSVLILSPNKTLAAQLYEEFSLFFPENKVCYFVSYYDYYQPESYLPAQDIYIAKETKINTEIERLRVEATASIINRNDVIVIASVSAIYSLGNPTDYRELTFQIKVDDKISRKEFIEKLIFIQYKRNDVELSSGCFRVVGNAITINLPYLHDNVRVELSGSKIELIELVDKREHKILQELDNFLIFPAKHFLTTKNKRETAIENIKEDLEREAAQLTNPLYRERLITRTKHDIDMITETGYCSGIENYSRYFDGRMPGSAPYTLFDFFDEDFLLIIDESHITIPQLGGMYKGDFSRKQALIEYGFRLRTAEDNRPLKFEEIEKFFNDVIFVSATPSEYELKNSDQIVQQIARPTGIIDPEVIMRPREGQIEDLIKEIKATNKKGFRTLITVLTKKSAEDLSQFLENQKLKVCYLHSEIKTPQRTEILHKLRLGVFDCLVGINLLREGLDLPEVALVAIMDADIEGFLRNDRSLIQTIGRAARNAESKVILYADKVTASMKRALDETNRRRAIQKKYNEERGITPETVKREVAKSISKLQEAIKSASKSEKQGKKIKPKNAADARTLITQLEVDMQQAAEDLNFERAIELRDRILALQKQFLEKT; encoded by the coding sequence ATGTTTAATAAAAAAAATAAATTCAAACTCTCATCACCGTTCAAGCCTGCGGGCAGCCAGCCAGAAGCAATTGTACAACTGAGTGAAAACAGACCAAGAAAGTCCACATTGCTTGGCGTAACCGGCTCCGGCAAAACCTTTACCCTGGCAAATGTAATTGCTCAGCGTGGTAAAAGCGTACTCATTTTGTCGCCCAACAAAACGTTGGCGGCGCAGCTTTATGAAGAGTTTTCATTATTTTTCCCTGAAAATAAGGTGTGTTATTTTGTGAGTTATTACGATTACTACCAACCGGAATCGTACCTGCCGGCACAAGATATCTACATCGCCAAAGAAACTAAAATTAATACCGAAATCGAACGGCTGCGCGTTGAAGCAACAGCGTCGATTATCAATCGCAACGACGTAATTGTTATTGCTTCAGTCTCCGCCATTTATTCGCTTGGTAACCCAACAGACTACCGCGAGCTTACTTTTCAAATTAAGGTCGACGATAAGATCTCGCGCAAAGAGTTTATTGAAAAGCTTATTTTTATTCAGTACAAACGCAACGACGTTGAACTCAGTTCGGGCTGTTTTCGCGTGGTGGGCAATGCCATCACCATCAATCTGCCGTACTTGCATGACAATGTCCGCGTAGAACTTTCGGGCAGTAAGATCGAGTTGATTGAGCTGGTAGACAAGCGCGAGCATAAAATTTTACAGGAACTTGATAATTTTTTGATCTTTCCCGCCAAACACTTTTTGACTACCAAAAACAAGCGCGAAACCGCTATCGAAAACATTAAGGAAGATTTGGAACGCGAGGCGGCTCAGCTTACTAACCCGCTCTACCGCGAGCGGCTCATCACCCGCACCAAGCACGATATCGACATGATTACCGAAACCGGCTATTGCAGCGGTATTGAAAATTACTCCCGCTACTTTGACGGCCGCATGCCGGGCAGCGCGCCCTACACTCTGTTTGATTTCTTTGATGAAGATTTTTTGCTGATTATCGACGAATCACACATTACCATTCCGCAGCTTGGCGGCATGTACAAGGGCGACTTTTCACGCAAGCAGGCATTGATCGAGTATGGCTTTAGACTCAGAACGGCAGAAGACAACCGCCCACTCAAATTTGAAGAAATCGAAAAATTCTTTAATGACGTCATTTTTGTTTCGGCCACGCCAAGCGAATACGAACTGAAAAACAGCGATCAAATCGTTCAACAGATTGCCCGCCCAACCGGGATTATTGATCCTGAAGTTATTATGCGCCCGCGCGAAGGGCAAATTGAAGACCTGATTAAAGAAATCAAGGCAACCAATAAAAAAGGTTTCAGAACCCTGATTACCGTTTTGACTAAAAAATCGGCCGAAGATCTTTCGCAATTTCTTGAAAATCAAAAATTAAAAGTCTGCTACCTGCATAGCGAAATTAAAACGCCACAGCGTACCGAGATTTTGCACAAGCTACGCTTAGGCGTTTTTGACTGCTTGGTTGGTATCAATCTTTTGCGTGAAGGCTTAGACTTGCCTGAAGTGGCACTGGTTGCAATCATGGATGCAGACATTGAAGGCTTTTTGCGCAACGACCGTTCACTCATCCAAACAATAGGGCGAGCAGCACGAAACGCTGAAAGCAAAGTAATCTTGTATGCCGATAAAGTTACTGCATCAATGAAACGCGCGCTTGATGAAACTAACCGACGTCGGGCTATTCAAAAAAAATATAATGAAGAACGTGGCATTACGCCAGAAACGGTTAAGCGCGAAGTTGCTAAAAGTATTTCAAAGCTCCAAGAAGCAATCAAGTCGGCATCCAAGTCAGAAAAACAGGGCAAAAAAATTAAGCCAAAAAATGCCGCGGATGCACGCACCCTGATTACACAACTTGAAGTTGATATGCAACAAGCAGCAGAAGATTTAAATTTTGAACGCGCTATTGAATTGCGCGATCGTATTCTTGCACTCCAAAAACAATTCTTAGAAAAAACATAA
- a CDS encoding A/G-specific adenine glycosylase translates to MHNINLEQECIDLFKAQGMSAQTISAFQEVIYDYYQRNGRTFAWRQEVTPYRVVVSEIMLQQTQTHRVAQKFDAFVAHFPNFNQLAGAPFEEVLRLWKGLGYNRRALNLQKIAQHIAHQFESTLPNCPATLETLPGIGKATAASICAFAHNRPTAFIETNIRTVFIYFFYRHSIAISDKELMPLIEKTVDKEQPRTWYYALMDYGVMLKKNVGNLCKLSKHYTKQSKFEGSDRQIRGMILQVLLEQPLIAEQELMQKIDRPAERTSTMLEELYQEGFIQKTPRGLKLA, encoded by the coding sequence ATGCACAACATTAACTTAGAACAAGAATGTATTGATCTTTTTAAGGCGCAGGGCATGTCTGCTCAAACTATTAGCGCTTTTCAGGAAGTTATTTACGATTACTACCAACGCAACGGCAGAACCTTTGCATGGCGGCAGGAGGTAACGCCCTACCGCGTTGTGGTTTCAGAAATTATGTTGCAACAAACACAAACACATCGTGTTGCACAAAAATTTGATGCCTTCGTCGCGCACTTCCCAAATTTCAATCAACTCGCTGGCGCCCCATTTGAAGAAGTGCTCCGTCTTTGGAAAGGTTTGGGCTACAACCGCCGCGCTCTTAATTTGCAAAAAATAGCGCAGCATATCGCTCATCAATTTGAAAGTACCTTACCAAACTGCCCTGCGACACTGGAAACGCTGCCCGGCATTGGCAAGGCAACGGCAGCTTCGATCTGTGCGTTTGCTCACAACAGGCCGACAGCATTTATTGAAACCAATATTCGAACGGTTTTTATTTATTTTTTCTATCGCCACAGCATTGCTATCAGCGATAAAGAACTTATGCCGCTTATTGAAAAAACGGTAGACAAAGAACAACCCCGCACCTGGTACTACGCCCTCATGGACTACGGCGTTATGCTGAAAAAAAATGTGGGCAACTTGTGCAAACTCAGCAAGCATTACACCAAACAATCTAAATTTGAAGGCTCTGATCGTCAAATTCGCGGCATGATTTTACAGGTTTTACTTGAGCAACCACTCATTGCCGAACAAGAACTTATGCAAAAAATTGATCGGCCAGCAGAACGAACCAGTACAATGCTTGAAGAACTGTACCAGGAAGGTTTTATTCAAAAAACACCTCGTGGTTTAAAGCTTGCATAA